Genomic DNA from Prunus persica cultivar Lovell chromosome G1, Prunus_persica_NCBIv2, whole genome shotgun sequence:
TTTaatactaaaaagaaaaaagaaaaagtatccgttattttaaatttgaaaaacaagtGTCCGTTATTGCATCTGATAATATACTActggaaaatatattttttaaatatcacAAGATGTGTACAGAATAATTAGAATAATCAATCAACAACTCAAACGTAACAATTAAGAACAAGAGCAaaatcttaattaaaatattttcgaCTTAAATACAATAACAATGTACAAACAGAGCAAAACTACATGAATACAGAAAGATCCCCAAAATTAAttcacaaaaagaaacaaaccctaaaccctgaacaaaataagaaaattgcatTTTCTTCCATAAAAATACGTGACCACACACGTTACTATTGGAAACTTGTAAAGGAAAATTTGTAGAGTTAAATGCTTGACAACTATGATgctttgaacccaaaaaaaaaaggaaagaaaactaTGAAGTTGGGGGCATCCGTAACATTTAATTACTGTTAGttaaattagggtttttatttttattttgaaaaatttgcataaatgTCACCTGAACTTTGAGGCATGTGCGCCATTGTcatatgaatttttaattttaatttttaatcacCTAAATTTTCTAGAGTATTACAATCCACCACTTACGTCTAATTCCGTTAAAATTTCCGTTAAATGTAAGAGCGTTTTCCTTTGTctctataattaaaaataattataaaacaacacaattttaaaaaattaaaaaataaagttaaccTAACTATCACGAATGTAAGGGCATGTAATGGCAAAGTAGGGTGTATGCATAATAGAGTTGCGCATATATTAGCATTAATGGCCAATTAATTCGAGGGTGAAATGGAATTGATGGTGTGTCAACCCCTTCCCTCACTGGTCCAAGTTCTTTCTATTGATGGCCTTCTTGGCCCCCCtagttttttttctgttgtgCCTCAAGCATCTTCATAGGTTGGGAAGAGTGCTTTTTTCCCTACTGGTCTAGTCGAGGTGTTGATGCGTGAGGTGTTTTGATGTGTATCGGATGCTTTTATGATTATTTGTTAGGTATTTTGTTTGGCTTGTTTTAGCCTTTTGAATGATATTAATGGTGTATGCACAGCGTTGGgtggggggagggggagaCAAATTGGcgttggtttttatttatttattccaaGATCCAAGAGAACCATATGAAGAATTTgcctaactttttttttatttcccaaGATCTATGAAAACCATAGTTCTACTTTTTTCAAATCTTCCAAGAACTATGAAAATCATGTGAAAATTAAGGCATGAATCTTTGTGTGTTTTATAACTTACCAAAATCTTATATTTCTTCCAATTTAGAGGGGTATATTCAATTGGGATTTTAATTTCACAAGTAATCTAACTCCTCATTATTGTTGGTgattgatatttttatttctttttctttttaaaatttactttttttatttataattctctTTAAGTGCGGTGAATTGACTAAAATAccattgcatttaacagaaatttTAACAGCGTTAGACATATGTGGTGGATTGCAATATTTTATAAAGTTCAAacgattaaaaattaaaattaaaagttcaaaTAATAATGGAGCACGTATCTAAAAATTCAGGTGAgatttatgcaaaaaaataatttattttttataaattttgagaaaattagattctgtttttttatttatcaatcaCAGTCAATTGTCAAACATCCAATCCGAGTCTTTTTTGTTTGGACATTAATTGTAAGTTTATGACTCGCTGTAAAGTACTCGAATAATTCAAAACATAATCACGAATTAAAAGGTTGGTAGAGGTTCGCGCCCCAagataaaaaagagagagagagagagagagtaaatagaaaaataaaataaaataaaaaagacaaaaagttgAGGGGCATGGGCACAGCCGCACATGGTGGTGGGCTGGCTGACTGATTGCGGAGCCAGAGAGTGTAGAGCGACTCCAAAACGTGACTGCCAGCGAAtcttattggttttttttttttttttttttggtctgacgAATCTTATTGGGTTGGTGGGATATTGTTTGATGGACTGGATTGGATCTGtccatttaaaataaaaaatatatatatatgttgccttgtccatttttctttctacatATTTCTACATACTTCTTTCTACATAGTCCTCACTGCATTTCCACTTTCACTCTGTCACTACTCGCAGACACCTCTGGCTGTGGGGGCTTTCCCTTAAATGTTGGTTCCTTTACAGTTCACATCTTACAATTAGCTCCTCAGCTAAGCTTtaggtactctctctctctctctctctctctctctctctctctctctctcgttttgATTTGCTCTAGATTTTAGTCGATTCGTTGTCGAGACCGTTCAACTTTTCGCGGATTGCAGTTCGAACTTCTGCAACTGTTTGTGAAAGTTGTTTTATTGTTTGGCTGTCGGAGACCGTtgcgtgtttttttttgttgctgagATCTGTTTGGTTCCTCAGAAAACGAGGGAAACGGAGTCTTGAGACTGAGACtgcaatgtttttttttttaattttaaaaaaaacgaGGGAAGTAGATCTTTTCACTCTGaaatgttattatttttttaaataaaaaaaccctcttcttcttcaaagtTTGCTGAGAATAAGGCTCTTTCTTTTAGTTGTTCAGTAAGGCTTATTTCGGTTTCTTCAACCAAGTTACTATTTTTCTGTACCTGAAGAAGATAAAGTCTCATTTCATGTGACTTTCCCCCGTAAAGAATTGATATTCTGACCCCCACCGGGTCCATGAAAACAACTTCTCAGTTGAAGTACTGAAATGTTTCTATTGACATATGGATCTCCTAGAAGTTGgataatgttttatttttgtatctaACTTAAATCTGAAGGGTGTTTCTGGATCCAATGAATTTTTGGTAGAAGATGGAAATGTTCTGTTCAAGATCTTTGTTGCATGCATGTTTCGGTTATAGTAGAtttgttacattttttttccttgatcTGTTTTGGTCTCCATCGAAGTCACCATGTTGCACTATTGAAATTTGGGTTTGCTGCAATCGTCATAAAAGGATTATATTTAGCATGTATGTAACTGATGGTCAGAAGAGTGTATTGTATAAAGTATTATATTCCCTCAATAGATGACCTAATTTTCTGATGATTACAAATGATTATTGTcaaaagtttttctttttttctttgaaatgttTTTCTGAACAAGATGGTCAAAGATTTTTTAAGAAGGATATCGCCTGAGCATCTGGCTGAGAGCTTTAATTCATTCTATTGAATCTATTTTTGGGACAGGATGGTCTAAGctttaatattattatgtgGGATTCTAGACTTGTGCTTTGCTTGacaggttttcttttttcctggtCTCCAGACCAATGTTAATTTGGTTGGAGTAAGTTTATCTATGAAAATCTGAAGGTTAATACAACTGTTACAATGTTGTttattaacaatttttttgtcGTACAGCAGACCTTCACTCCCCAAAATGTCTGATCTTGAAACCCCTCTGCGTCCAAAGAGGAAGACGGCCGTTGTGGACTTTCTAGTTCAATTTCGATGGATTGTTGTTATCTTTGTTGTCCTCCCCATCTCCTTCACCATTTACTTTCTCACATACCTTGGGGATGTAAGATCTGAGATGAAGTCCTACAAGAGGCGTCAAAAGGAACATGACGAAAATGTCCAGAAGGTTGTAAAACGACTCAAAGAAAGGAACCCATCAAAGGATGGTCTTGTTTGCACAGCACGAAAACCATGGATAGCTGTTGGAATGCGAAATGTTGACTACAAGCGAGCTCGTCATTTTGAGGTTGATTTGTCTGCTTTCCGAAATGTCCTTGAAATtgatagagagagaatgaTTGCAAAAGTTGAGCCATTAGTCAACATGGGGCAGATAACTAGGGTAACAGTTCCATTGAATCTTGCCCTTGCTGTGGTTGCAGAGTTTGATGATCTTACTGTTGGTGGCCTCATTAATGGCTATGGAATTGAAGGAAGCTCTCACATCTATGGGCTGTTCTCTGATACTGTTGTGGCTTATGAGATAGTTCTAGCAGATGGTCGAGTTGTCAGAGCCACCAAAGATAATGAGTACTCTGATCTTTTCTATGCTATTCCATGGTCTCAGGGAACATTGGGGCTTCTAGTCTCTGCCGAGATCAAGCTTATACCGATAAAGGAATACATGAGGCTGACATACAAACCTGTTGTGGGCAATCTTCAAGATATTGCACAGGCATATAGTGATTCTTTTGCTCCCAGAGATGGAGATCAGGACAACCCTGAGAAGGTTCCAGACTTTGTTGAAACCATGATATACACTCCAACAGAAGCTGTGTGCATGACAGGGAGATATGCATCAAAAGAAGAGGCCAAGAAGAAGGGGAATGTGATTAATGAAGTTGGGTGGTGGTTTAAACCCTGGTTCTACCAGCATGCGCAGAAAGCGCTGAAGAAAGGGGAGTTTGTGGAATATATCCCAACAAGGGAATATTACCACAGGCACACTAGGAGTATCTATTGGGAGGGAAAGCTTATCCTTCCATTTGCTGATCAGTGGTGGTTTAGATTCTTTTTGGGCTGGATGATGCCCCCCAAGATTTCTCTGCTCAAGGCTACTCAAGGTGAAGCCATTAGAAACTATTACCACGACATGCACGTCATTCAAGACATGCTTGTTCCTCTTTACAAGGTTGGGAATGCTTTAGAATGGGTTCACCATGAGATGGAGGTAAGATTTTCTCAACTTAGTTTCTGACTCTATACTCACATTTTGACGAGCAAACAAAGTAGAGTGTAATCAAAGCCTGTTCTATAATCCATTTTGTTAATCATGTTGTTTGTTGATTCTGTATAGGTGTACCCAATTTGGCTCTGTCCTCATAGAATGTACAAGAGTCCCATCAAGACAATGATATACACTGAACCGGGGTTTG
This window encodes:
- the LOC18793320 gene encoding delta(24)-sterol reductase isoform X1 translates to MLPCPFFFLHISTYFFLHSPHCISTFTLSLLADTSGCGGFPLNVGSFTVHILQLAPQLSFSRPSLPKMSDLETPLRPKRKTAVVDFLVQFRWIVVIFVVLPISFTIYFLTYLGDVRSEMKSYKRRQKEHDENVQKVVKRLKERNPSKDGLVCTARKPWIAVGMRNVDYKRARHFEVDLSAFRNVLEIDRERMIAKVEPLVNMGQITRVTVPLNLALAVVAEFDDLTVGGLINGYGIEGSSHIYGLFSDTVVAYEIVLADGRVVRATKDNEYSDLFYAIPWSQGTLGLLVSAEIKLIPIKEYMRLTYKPVVGNLQDIAQAYSDSFAPRDGDQDNPEKVPDFVETMIYTPTEAVCMTGRYASKEEAKKKGNVINEVGWWFKPWFYQHAQKALKKGEFVEYIPTREYYHRHTRSIYWEGKLILPFADQWWFRFFLGWMMPPKISLLKATQGEAIRNYYHDMHVIQDMLVPLYKVGNALEWVHHEMEVYPIWLCPHRMYKSPIKTMIYTEPGFEHHHRQGDTHYSQMYTDVGVYYAPGPVLRGEVFDGSEAVRRMESWLIENHGFQPQYAVSELDEKNFWRMFDAGHYEYCRRKYGAVGTFMSVYYKSKKGRKTEKEVQEAEQAILETPSAEVDEPVDY
- the LOC18793320 gene encoding delta(24)-sterol reductase isoform X2, which produces MLPCPFFFLHISTYFFLHSPHCISTFTLSLLADTSGCGGFPLNVGSFTVHILQLAPQLSFRPSLPKMSDLETPLRPKRKTAVVDFLVQFRWIVVIFVVLPISFTIYFLTYLGDVRSEMKSYKRRQKEHDENVQKVVKRLKERNPSKDGLVCTARKPWIAVGMRNVDYKRARHFEVDLSAFRNVLEIDRERMIAKVEPLVNMGQITRVTVPLNLALAVVAEFDDLTVGGLINGYGIEGSSHIYGLFSDTVVAYEIVLADGRVVRATKDNEYSDLFYAIPWSQGTLGLLVSAEIKLIPIKEYMRLTYKPVVGNLQDIAQAYSDSFAPRDGDQDNPEKVPDFVETMIYTPTEAVCMTGRYASKEEAKKKGNVINEVGWWFKPWFYQHAQKALKKGEFVEYIPTREYYHRHTRSIYWEGKLILPFADQWWFRFFLGWMMPPKISLLKATQGEAIRNYYHDMHVIQDMLVPLYKVGNALEWVHHEMEVYPIWLCPHRMYKSPIKTMIYTEPGFEHHHRQGDTHYSQMYTDVGVYYAPGPVLRGEVFDGSEAVRRMESWLIENHGFQPQYAVSELDEKNFWRMFDAGHYEYCRRKYGAVGTFMSVYYKSKKGRKTEKEVQEAEQAILETPSAEVDEPVDY